The Rhodothermia bacterium genome includes a window with the following:
- a CDS encoding CPBP family intramembrane metalloprotease, translated as MKTSVSTQFTLMFKVALFCTVFTGFFAAFSFAKNFFPSSLERLVYGIIGLFAAFVTTFLFLRFEQKKFSDIELFFEAKTFLRFLSGVFIGLLIMGFVAFGVMYFTHVEVRPSPKANIFSFFVMTSPLILLAFVEELGFRAYPLQMLKGKVGIRLSITITSILFALYHIANGWSVVSSFLGPAVWGFLFGIAAIYAKGIALPTGIHYAANLTTSAFGTENNGLTLWTLTPTNTVNTLYYGFDLVLIIPAFIVLLIALIGVELFLIKKCYSK; from the coding sequence ATGAAAACCAGCGTTTCAACCCAGTTCACCTTAATGTTCAAAGTCGCCCTTTTTTGTACGGTATTTACAGGTTTTTTTGCTGCTTTTTCGTTTGCTAAAAACTTCTTCCCAAGCTCTTTGGAAAGGCTTGTCTATGGCATTATTGGGTTGTTTGCTGCATTTGTAACGACATTTTTGTTTTTGAGGTTTGAGCAGAAAAAATTTTCAGATATTGAGTTATTCTTTGAAGCAAAAACATTTTTAAGATTTCTCTCAGGTGTCTTTATTGGCCTTCTCATCATGGGGTTTGTCGCTTTTGGTGTCATGTACTTTACCCACGTTGAGGTTAGACCAAGCCCAAAAGCGAATATTTTTTCCTTTTTCGTTATGACATCGCCATTAATATTGCTAGCCTTTGTAGAAGAATTGGGGTTTAGGGCTTACCCGCTTCAAATGCTTAAAGGTAAAGTCGGAATAAGACTTTCTATCACAATTACTTCAATACTCTTTGCGCTTTATCATATCGCTAATGGGTGGAGTGTCGTTAGTTCATTCTTAGGGCCTGCTGTTTGGGGTTTTCTTTTCGGAATTGCAGCCATTTATGCTAAGGGAATCGCTTTGCCTACTGGAATCCATTATGCGGCGAACCTGACAACGTCTGCTTTTGGGACAGAAAACAATGGGCTTACCCTATGGACTCTTACTCCTACAAATACAGTAAATACACTATATTATGGCTTTGATTTGGTCCTTATAATTCCTGCTTTCATTGTTTTATTGATTGCATTGATTGGGGTGGAATTATTTTTGATAAAAAAATGTTATTCAAAATAG
- a CDS encoding carboxypeptidase regulatory-like domain-containing protein — MFTIYRLVIFLLLLSAGTVYAQPTNLVQGLVTDARSGEVVSQATVEVDGAASPIQTDESGAFRLLCNSLNNYRIVVHKRGYQSKSVLVPAKGNIQALKLALEPINVTAAWQHNRIFTGEGLQQLPVKGVTSVIKLQSGISSTDRGDIYGQDGASEEVVYVVDGIRTSALPLGYGSIKRMETQLGTHISAEYGDAMSGIVRIETPTGNENIYYLTFRVWG, encoded by the coding sequence ATGTTTACCATTTATCGTCTCGTAATTTTTCTCCTGTTGCTCTCGGCAGGAACGGTATATGCACAGCCAACAAACCTTGTTCAAGGCTTGGTGACTGATGCCCGATCTGGGGAAGTCGTTTCACAAGCTACTGTTGAGGTTGATGGCGCCGCATCACCCATACAAACCGACGAGTCTGGCGCATTCCGATTATTATGCAACTCCCTAAACAATTATCGCATTGTGGTGCATAAGCGCGGCTATCAAAGCAAAAGCGTTTTAGTGCCCGCTAAGGGCAATATTCAAGCCCTTAAATTGGCCTTGGAGCCGATCAATGTGACAGCAGCTTGGCAACATAACCGCATTTTTACAGGTGAAGGCTTGCAACAACTTCCTGTAAAAGGTGTGACGTCTGTCATAAAGCTCCAATCGGGCATTTCCAGCACCGATCGGGGCGACATTTATGGCCAAGATGGGGCTTCGGAGGAAGTGGTTTATGTGGTGGATGGTATCAGGACAAGCGCTTTACCGCTGGGTTATGGAAGCATCAAACGGATGGAAACACAACTGGGAACGCACATTTCGGCGGAATACGGGGATGCAATGTCTGGCATAGTCCGGATAGAAACCCCCACGGGTAATGAAAATATCTATTACCTAACTTTTAGGGTTTGGGGTTAA